The Microcebus murinus isolate Inina chromosome 1, M.murinus_Inina_mat1.0, whole genome shotgun sequence genome includes a region encoding these proteins:
- the SRPRB gene encoding signal recognition particle receptor subunit beta: MASADSRRVGDGRGAGGNFQPYLDSLRQELQQTDPTLLSVVVAVFAVLLTLVFWKLIRSRRSSQRAVLLVGLCDSGKTLLFVRLLTGLYRDTQTSITDSSAIYRVNNNRGNSLNLIDLPGHESLRLQFLERFKSSARAVVFVVDSASFQREVKDVAEFLYQVLIDSMGLKNTPSFLIACNKQDIAMAKSAKLIQQQLEKELNTLRVTRSAAPSTLDSSSTVPVQLGKKGKEFEFSQLPLKVEFLECSARGGRGDAGSADIQDLEKWLAKIA; this comes from the exons ATGGCTTCTGCGGACTCGCGCCGTGTTGGGGATGGCCGCGGTGCTGGGGGCAACTTCCAGCCCTACCTAGACTCCTTAAGGCAGGAGCTGCAGCAGACCGATCCGACGCTATTGTCAGTAGTGGTGGCGGTTTTTGCGGTGCTGTTGACGCTGG TGTTTTGGAAGTTAATCCGAAGCAGAAGGAGCAGTCAGAGAGCTGTTCTTCTTGTTGGTTTGTGTGATTCCGGGAAAACATTGCTCTTTGTCAGG TTGTTAACAGGACTTTATAGAGACACTCAGACATCCATTACTGACAGCTCTGCTATATATAGAGTCAACAATAACAGG GGCAATAGCCTGAACTTGATTGACCTCCCTGGGCATGAGAGCTTGAGGCTTCAGTTCTTAGAGCGGTTTAAGTCTTCAGCCAG GGCTGTTGTGTTTGTTGTGGATAGTGCATCATTTCAacgagaggtgaaagatgtggctGAGTTTCTGTATCAAGTCCTCATTGACAGTATGGGTCTGAAGAACACACCGTCTTTCTTAATAGCCTGCAATAAACAAG atatTGCAATGGCAAAATCAGCCAAGTTAATTCAACAGCAGCTTGAGAAAGAACT CAACACCTTACGAGTTACCCGTTCTGCTGCCCCCAGCACACTGGACAGTTCCAGCACTGTCCCTGTTCAGCTGGGAAAGAAAGGCAAAGAGTTCGAATTCTCACAGTTGCCTCTCAAAGTGGAGTTCCTGGAGTGTAGTGCCAGGGGTGGAAGAGGGGATGCTGGCTCTGCTGACATCCAGGACTTGGAGAAATGGCTGGCTAAAATCGCCTGA